A portion of the Acidobacteriaceae bacterium genome contains these proteins:
- a CDS encoding helix-turn-helix transcriptional regulator has product MAANPESNDLTLEQAIGRVLRALRADRKMTQLQVAVETGFADTTIRNMESGKKSTTIRSLDAVSMFYKLPIEEIIVRAKALRNGPPSSDAPESN; this is encoded by the coding sequence ATGGCCGCGAATCCTGAGTCGAATGATTTGACATTGGAACAGGCGATCGGCCGCGTCCTTAGAGCGTTGAGAGCTGATCGGAAGATGACTCAGCTGCAAGTCGCAGTCGAGACAGGCTTTGCCGACACGACCATCCGCAATATGGAGAGTGGTAAGAAAAGCACGACAATCCGATCTCTCGATGCTGTCTCGATGTTTTACAAGCTACCCATCGAAGAGATCATTGTTAGGGCGAAAGCGCTTCGGAACGGTCCGCCGAGCAGTGATGCACCAGAATCAAACTGA